The following proteins are encoded in a genomic region of Mycobacterium kiyosense:
- a CDS encoding glutathione-dependent formaldehyde dehydrogenase, whose translation MKATIWAGRNSVEVQSVPDPKILNDRDAIVRVTSTAICGSDLHLYDGYIPTVKHGDVLGHEFMGEVVEVGKGVDNLAVGDRVVVPFPIACGACSACQRKLYSLCENSNPNAGIAEKLMGHSPAGLYGYSHMLGGFAGGQAEYVRVPFADVGPLKIDDDLTDDQALFLSDILPTGYMGAEMCDIAPGEVVAVWGAGPVGLFAIVSALLLGAGQVIAIDRVPYRLELAQRLGATPLNFAETSVLEELRELTAGRGPDKCIDAVGMEARNGSSAIDAYDRVKQAVRLETERPHALREAVMSCRNGGTISILGVYGGLMDKFPIGAVMNRSLTIRTGQCHVHRYMRPLLERIRNGEIDPAVIISHHLRLDQAPHGYEIFKHKQDSCTKVVLNP comes from the coding sequence ATGAAAGCCACCATCTGGGCGGGACGCAATAGCGTTGAGGTGCAATCGGTTCCGGACCCCAAGATTCTCAACGACCGAGACGCCATCGTGCGGGTCACCTCGACCGCCATCTGCGGTTCGGATCTGCATCTCTACGACGGCTACATTCCCACCGTCAAGCACGGCGACGTGCTGGGTCACGAATTCATGGGCGAAGTGGTCGAGGTGGGCAAGGGAGTGGACAACCTGGCCGTCGGCGACCGGGTGGTCGTCCCGTTCCCCATCGCCTGCGGGGCGTGTTCGGCGTGCCAGCGCAAACTGTATTCACTGTGTGAGAACTCCAACCCGAACGCGGGAATCGCCGAGAAACTGATGGGCCATTCACCGGCCGGCCTGTACGGCTACTCGCACATGCTGGGCGGATTCGCCGGGGGGCAAGCGGAATACGTACGGGTGCCGTTCGCGGATGTGGGGCCGCTGAAGATCGACGACGACCTCACCGACGACCAGGCGCTGTTTCTGTCCGACATTCTGCCGACCGGCTACATGGGGGCAGAGATGTGCGACATCGCGCCGGGCGAGGTGGTGGCGGTGTGGGGCGCCGGGCCGGTCGGCCTGTTCGCGATCGTCAGTGCCCTGCTGTTGGGCGCCGGGCAGGTGATCGCCATCGATCGGGTGCCGTACCGGCTGGAGCTCGCGCAGCGCCTGGGCGCGACGCCGCTGAACTTCGCCGAAACCTCGGTGCTCGAAGAACTGCGGGAACTGACCGCCGGGCGCGGACCCGACAAATGCATTGACGCCGTCGGTATGGAAGCCCGCAACGGTTCGTCGGCGATCGACGCCTACGACCGCGTCAAGCAGGCGGTCCGGTTGGAAACCGAACGGCCACATGCACTTCGGGAAGCGGTGATGAGTTGCCGCAACGGCGGCACGATCTCGATCCTCGGGGTGTACGGCGGCCTGATGGACAAGTTCCCGATCGGTGCGGTGATGAACCGCTCGTTGACCATCCGAACGGGGCAGTGCCATGTGCACCGCTACATGCGGCCGCTGCTGGAGCGAATCCGCAATGGTGAGATCGACCCCGCAGTGATCATCAGCCATCATCTGCGACTCGACCAGGCCCCGCACGGATACGAGATCTTCAAACACAAGCAGGACAGTTGCACCAAGGTGGTGCTGAATCCCTAG